In a genomic window of Occallatibacter riparius:
- a CDS encoding acetate/propionate family kinase gives MSDDIGVLNSGSSSIKFSIFRVDGSDLLPYVAGQIEALFTQPHFIARQNGEVLADKTWSDGVTLSHREATEYLLVFLRTLLKDSRLLAIGHRIAHGGSRFTAPALLNSRTLNELEKLIPLAPLHQPFNLEPIRLGLERRPELPEVGCFDTEFHSTCPEVAQVVALPRRLRNAGVRRYGFHGLSYSYIASQLPSVDPAAAAGKTVVLHLGNGASMCALNACRSVATTMGFSALDGIPMGTRCGSLDPGVILYLLEQEKMQVQHLERLLYKEAGLLGLSGISSDMRTLLQSRDSGAKLAVDVFVYRIGRELGSLAAALGGLDAIVFTGGIGENAAVIRDRICRDAAWLGVELDESANDAREKRISTANSRVSAWVIPTNEELTIARQTQQVLLKRETAISTTA, from the coding sequence ATGTCTGACGATATCGGCGTCCTCAACTCCGGCTCGTCGAGCATTAAATTCTCCATCTTCCGCGTCGACGGCAGCGACCTTCTGCCCTACGTCGCCGGGCAAATCGAAGCATTGTTCACGCAGCCGCATTTCATCGCCCGGCAGAATGGCGAAGTTCTTGCCGACAAAACCTGGTCCGATGGAGTGACGCTCAGCCATCGTGAAGCCACGGAGTATCTGCTCGTCTTTCTTCGCACTTTGCTCAAAGACAGCCGCCTCCTCGCAATCGGCCATCGCATCGCGCACGGTGGTTCACGATTCACGGCGCCCGCTCTTCTCAACAGCCGCACACTAAATGAACTTGAAAAGCTCATTCCTCTCGCCCCGCTGCACCAGCCGTTCAATCTCGAGCCAATCCGCCTCGGCCTCGAGCGCCGCCCCGAACTGCCCGAAGTCGGCTGCTTCGACACTGAGTTTCACTCCACGTGTCCTGAAGTCGCGCAGGTTGTGGCGCTTCCTCGCCGCTTGCGAAATGCAGGCGTCCGGCGCTACGGATTTCATGGCCTGTCCTATTCCTACATCGCATCGCAACTTCCGTCCGTGGACCCCGCAGCGGCCGCTGGCAAGACCGTGGTGCTGCATCTTGGCAATGGCGCCAGCATGTGCGCCCTCAATGCGTGCCGCAGTGTCGCTACCACCATGGGCTTCTCTGCGCTTGACGGAATTCCGATGGGCACGCGCTGCGGCAGTCTCGATCCCGGCGTGATTCTCTACCTGTTGGAACAGGAGAAGATGCAGGTCCAGCACCTCGAACGCCTGCTGTACAAGGAGGCAGGCCTTCTCGGCCTCTCCGGAATCTCCAGCGATATGCGCACCCTGCTTCAGAGCCGCGACTCGGGCGCAAAACTCGCCGTCGATGTATTCGTTTACCGCATCGGACGCGAGCTCGGCTCGCTTGCTGCAGCTCTTGGGGGTCTCGATGCGATTGTCTTCACAGGCGGCATCGGCGAAAACGCGGCTGTCATCCGCGACCGCATTTGCCGCGACGCCGCGTGGCTCGGCGTCGAGTTAGACGAATCCGCGAACGATGCACGTGAGAAACGGATCAGCACCGCAAACAGCCGCGTCTCTGCCTGGGTCATTCCCACTAATGAAGAATTGACTATAGCGCGTCAAACGCAGCAGGTGCTCCTAAAGCGCGAAACGGCAATCAGCACCACCGCCTGA
- a CDS encoding efflux RND transporter periplasmic adaptor subunit translates to MQSAPELLKLERAIRSTDRVKRLARSASDCRIALLIPTLAVLIAATGCREKEAVAPPPVPDVEVTQVVSKDVPIYHEWVATLDGYVNAQVQPEVTGYLLAQKYQEGTFVKKGQLLFELDRRPFEAIVKQTEGQLAQTQAQLSKTELDVARDTPLAKLSAIPQAQLDNDIQANAAAKAGVVAAEAQVEQAKLNLNFTNVYSLVDGIAGMAKAQIGDLVGPTTVLTTVSQVNPIKAYVSLSEPEYLRAAGRISNAVQGKIDKRTGERNLDLILADGSTFATKGWLVFADRQVDEKTGTIRVAGAFDNPQLVLRPGQFGRIRANTTVAKDAMLVPQRAVVETQGLYSVMVVGDDNKVSVRPVKTGERIGQMWIITDGVKPGERVIVEGIQKAREGSVVNPKAAAAGSSEGE, encoded by the coding sequence ATGCAAAGCGCGCCTGAGCTATTGAAGCTCGAACGAGCCATCCGGAGCACGGACCGGGTGAAGCGTCTTGCTCGATCTGCGAGTGATTGCAGAATCGCACTTCTAATTCCGACTCTCGCTGTCCTCATTGCGGCAACCGGCTGCAGAGAAAAGGAGGCGGTTGCGCCACCTCCCGTGCCGGATGTAGAGGTGACGCAGGTCGTCTCAAAGGACGTGCCTATTTATCACGAGTGGGTTGCGACCCTCGATGGGTACGTCAACGCGCAGGTACAGCCCGAGGTCACAGGGTACCTGCTCGCGCAGAAGTACCAGGAAGGTACCTTCGTCAAGAAGGGACAGCTCCTCTTTGAGCTGGACCGGCGGCCGTTTGAAGCGATCGTCAAGCAGACGGAGGGGCAGCTCGCGCAGACTCAAGCGCAATTGTCGAAGACAGAATTGGACGTGGCGCGCGACACGCCACTGGCGAAGCTGAGCGCGATTCCGCAGGCGCAACTTGATAACGACATCCAGGCCAACGCCGCGGCGAAGGCAGGAGTGGTGGCCGCAGAGGCGCAAGTGGAGCAGGCAAAACTGAACCTGAACTTTACGAATGTGTATTCGCTGGTGGATGGCATCGCCGGCATGGCGAAGGCGCAGATCGGCGACCTCGTCGGCCCCACGACGGTTTTGACCACCGTGTCACAGGTGAATCCCATAAAGGCGTACGTATCTCTGAGTGAGCCGGAATACCTGCGCGCGGCGGGTCGTATTAGCAATGCTGTGCAAGGCAAGATCGATAAGAGAACGGGCGAGCGAAACCTGGACCTGATCCTGGCGGATGGCTCAACCTTTGCGACCAAGGGCTGGCTGGTCTTCGCCGATCGGCAGGTAGACGAAAAGACCGGAACGATCCGCGTGGCTGGTGCTTTCGACAATCCACAGCTCGTTTTGCGCCCTGGGCAGTTCGGACGGATACGCGCGAACACAACTGTCGCTAAAGACGCAATGCTGGTGCCACAACGCGCGGTGGTTGAGACGCAGGGCCTGTATAGCGTCATGGTCGTGGGCGATGACAACAAGGTCAGCGTTAGGCCGGTGAAAACAGGAGAACGCATCGGCCAGATGTGGATCATCACCGACGGAGTCAAGCCCGGAGAGAGAGTGATCGTCGAGGGGATACAGAAGGCTCGCGAAGGCTCCGTAGTGAATCCGAAGGCGGCGGCGGCTGGCAGCAGCGAAGGAGAATAG
- a CDS encoding mechanosensitive ion channel family protein translates to MAARPQLAAPKGTSAAPTTPAQAEPEKDPLGRTTPKGTILGFLAASHKKNFDLAEEYLDPRFRGKGSEDLIQQFAVVLDKRLPAKLNLISDKPEGSLADPLNPNREVVGRIGTSQGTLAIALERINDKKAGQIWLFDAGTLSAVPKVFEEINTAGISEIMPQALVIHGFLGIPAFEWMVVLLGVPLLWLVAFLLDHGLRWIAMLIWRRRSRNQDVDRPKVLSQPGRLLFVAIAMGALRHYLGLSLLARQIWSDAAGVVFLIALTWFLIRLARWAEGFISLRLRRRSLEGTASILRLGRRLADILVIFCGVIGILYLFGVNVSPALAGLGVGGIAVALAAQKTLENVIGGASIILDQAVNVGDTLKFGTTQGTVEEVGLRSTQVRTSERTLVSVPNGQLATVPIETISARDKFWFHPTFGLEYGTSSEQVRTILQNMKAVLGSHSAIDPNTYRATLIGLGTYSLTVEVSAYVFAPAWEAFLPIQEELLLRLMRIIEEAGSRVALPSQVVIQGRTGLMPESITVENKGSNSGFANG, encoded by the coding sequence ATGGCGGCCCGGCCCCAGCTTGCAGCCCCGAAGGGCACTTCGGCGGCTCCCACAACGCCAGCCCAAGCCGAACCCGAGAAGGATCCGCTAGGCCGGACTACGCCTAAGGGCACGATTCTGGGCTTCCTGGCGGCCTCGCACAAGAAGAACTTCGACCTCGCCGAAGAGTATCTGGACCCTCGCTTCCGCGGAAAGGGATCCGAGGATCTTATCCAGCAATTTGCGGTCGTTCTGGACAAGCGGCTGCCGGCGAAGCTCAATCTGATCAGCGATAAGCCGGAAGGGTCCTTGGCTGATCCGCTCAATCCGAACCGCGAGGTCGTGGGGAGGATCGGGACCAGCCAGGGCACGCTTGCAATTGCGCTGGAGAGGATTAACGACAAGAAAGCCGGGCAGATTTGGCTTTTCGATGCGGGGACGCTCTCGGCGGTTCCGAAGGTATTCGAGGAGATCAACACCGCAGGGATCAGCGAGATCATGCCGCAAGCCCTGGTGATTCACGGGTTTCTGGGAATTCCAGCATTCGAATGGATGGTTGTGCTGCTGGGGGTTCCGCTGCTTTGGCTTGTGGCATTTCTGCTGGATCACGGGCTGCGATGGATTGCCATGCTGATCTGGCGTCGGCGCTCAAGGAACCAGGATGTCGACCGACCAAAGGTCCTCTCCCAGCCGGGCAGATTGCTGTTTGTCGCGATAGCGATGGGCGCGTTGCGACACTACCTGGGCCTGTCATTGCTGGCGCGGCAGATCTGGTCGGATGCGGCTGGTGTGGTCTTTCTTATTGCGCTGACTTGGTTTTTGATCCGGCTGGCCAGGTGGGCCGAAGGGTTCATCAGCCTGCGGCTCAGAAGGCGCAGTCTGGAAGGCACCGCTTCGATTTTGCGCTTAGGACGCCGACTAGCGGATATCCTCGTCATCTTCTGCGGAGTAATTGGGATTCTTTACCTGTTCGGTGTGAACGTGAGCCCTGCGCTGGCCGGACTCGGGGTAGGCGGAATTGCGGTTGCGCTCGCGGCACAAAAGACGCTGGAGAACGTTATCGGGGGCGCGTCGATCATCCTGGACCAGGCGGTGAATGTCGGAGACACGCTCAAGTTCGGAACTACACAAGGCACGGTGGAGGAGGTGGGCTTGCGGTCGACGCAGGTGAGGACGAGCGAAAGGACTCTCGTCAGCGTTCCGAACGGGCAGCTTGCGACCGTGCCGATTGAGACGATTTCAGCGCGCGACAAGTTCTGGTTCCATCCGACGTTCGGGTTGGAGTACGGGACATCCTCCGAGCAGGTGCGGACGATTCTGCAGAATATGAAGGCGGTGCTTGGTTCTCACTCCGCGATCGACCCAAATACGTACCGGGCAACGCTGATCGGCTTGGGCACGTACTCGCTAACGGTTGAGGTCTCGGCGTACGTATTCGCGCCTGCGTGGGAGGCTTTCCTTCCAATTCAAGAGGAACTGCTATTGCGCCTTATGCGGATCATCGAGGAGGCGGGATCGCGCGTGGCGTTGCCTTCGCAGGTGGTGATTCAGGGACGCACAGGGTTGATGCCTGAGAGCATCACCGTCGAGAACAAGGGAAGCAACTCGGGATTCGCTAACGGCTAA
- a CDS encoding ATP-binding response regulator — translation MKGCYVWAVISRQNESAVPESLRKRNDETFSAALGNSAAIQRAHRSVLVVADLEMNWMLFDYLVAQDWSVDYVAHNDLALAAAQKRHYDLIVTAEITSPRDDLELLRKIRAVRPHTRMIVLTGRRTTEDVIEALRERAFSLFAKPYSIETLKALIEMALDEKCWDDGIEVISATPSWIRLMVRCDLGTIERMSQFFQEMADLPEPERSQVATAFRELLLNAAGHGGGFNPDEYVEISYIRSKQAVACRVTDPGAGFSFTERSKTWLANPLEQLPERSSLSDSKEAIYSKSFGILLAKHLVDELIYNEQGNEVVLIKYLEDMALPPLGSVAH, via the coding sequence GTGAAAGGCTGCTATGTCTGGGCAGTGATTTCCCGCCAAAACGAATCCGCGGTGCCCGAGTCTCTACGCAAGCGGAACGACGAGACATTCAGTGCGGCGCTGGGCAACAGTGCGGCCATTCAGCGCGCGCATCGGTCGGTACTGGTGGTTGCCGACCTCGAGATGAACTGGATGTTGTTTGACTACCTGGTGGCGCAAGACTGGAGCGTCGATTACGTGGCGCACAACGACCTGGCTCTGGCAGCGGCCCAGAAGCGGCACTACGACCTGATTGTGACAGCGGAGATAACCTCGCCCCGCGACGACCTGGAACTGCTGCGCAAGATTCGGGCGGTGCGGCCGCACACCCGCATGATCGTTCTCACGGGCCGCCGCACCACCGAGGATGTGATTGAGGCGCTTCGCGAGCGAGCATTCAGCCTGTTTGCCAAACCTTACTCGATCGAGACGCTGAAGGCACTCATCGAGATGGCGCTCGACGAAAAGTGCTGGGACGACGGCATCGAAGTGATCTCGGCCACGCCATCATGGATTCGCCTGATGGTGCGCTGCGATCTGGGAACAATCGAGCGGATGTCACAGTTCTTCCAGGAGATGGCGGACCTGCCGGAACCGGAACGTTCGCAGGTGGCAACAGCCTTTCGCGAACTGCTGCTGAATGCTGCAGGGCACGGCGGGGGGTTCAATCCCGACGAATATGTGGAGATTTCCTATATCCGTTCAAAGCAGGCAGTGGCCTGTCGCGTGACAGATCCAGGGGCGGGATTTAGTTTCACGGAACGCTCGAAGACGTGGCTAGCGAACCCCCTGGAGCAGTTGCCGGAGCGCAGCAGCCTAAGCGACAGCAAAGAGGCGATCTACAGCAAGAGCTTTGGCATTCTGCTGGCGAAGCACCTGGTGGATGAGCTGATCTACAACGAGCAAGGAAACGAAGTGGTCCTAATCAAGTACCTGGAAGACATGGCGCTACCGCCCCTGGGTTCGGTGGCTCATTGA
- a CDS encoding response regulator, with amino-acid sequence MQHPRIIIADDHKMVAELFREVLSPEFDVVAMVADGQDLVTAAAHLKPDVVLADIAMPVLNGLDAGHQVKEVSPATKIIIVTMNPDPEVAAEAFHRGMSGYVVKTCDSSELINAIKDVLRGRTYLSSGVSRDDVAVLRWQNKKFVDEQQRLTPRQIEVLELLVQGRRMKEIGQRLNLSARTVAFHKYRIMEVLGAKSNADLIKYAVRNHITGA; translated from the coding sequence GTGCAACATCCTCGCATCATCATTGCTGACGACCACAAGATGGTGGCCGAACTCTTCCGTGAGGTCTTGTCGCCGGAATTCGACGTAGTTGCCATGGTTGCAGATGGGCAAGATCTGGTTACTGCCGCCGCCCATCTGAAGCCCGACGTGGTTTTGGCTGACATCGCCATGCCTGTATTGAATGGTCTCGACGCCGGCCACCAGGTCAAGGAAGTCTCTCCAGCCACCAAAATCATTATCGTCACGATGAATCCCGACCCCGAAGTTGCCGCAGAGGCCTTTCACCGCGGGATGTCCGGATATGTCGTCAAGACCTGTGACTCCTCGGAGCTCATTAATGCCATCAAGGACGTTCTGCGTGGCCGCACCTACCTGTCCTCGGGAGTCTCCCGCGATGACGTCGCTGTCCTGCGCTGGCAGAACAAGAAGTTCGTCGACGAGCAGCAGCGCCTCACCCCCCGCCAGATCGAAGTTCTTGAGCTCCTGGTTCAGGGACGCAGGATGAAAGAGATTGGCCAGCGGCTTAACCTCTCAGCCCGAACCGTCGCCTTTCACAAGTACCGCATCATGGAAGTCCTCGGTGCCAAGAGCAATGCCGACCTGATCAAGTACGCCGTCCGCAACCACATCACAGGAGCCTAA
- a CDS encoding patatin-like phospholipase family protein — protein sequence MTVGTTDTRHFDWGKPPLNHSFVVEALSVVPVAPLNTGRESVIMCTASWSWRVFAAVALSSTLAFPQTPQSAGAQTSADAQPSSGKQPRIGLVLEGGAALGLAHIGVITWLEEHHIPAHYVAGTSMGGLVGGLYATGSSPAEMKALITNMDWDQIMRDDIPYRELAYRRKEDAEDYPNYLEFGLKKGVAFPEGLNAGNSVGLVLDRIALPYSQVTDFNELPTPFACVATELVSGKQHVFRSGSLAMALRSTMSLPAVFSPVRDKEHIFVDGGLLDNLPVDVAKDMGAEVIIAIHLETQKTQAGDPLGTFGVLGKSISVVIAANELRSMENADVLVSVPLAKYDSTDYKKNTEIIQAGYDAAAAKSAVLTRFAVDDATWQQYQAARSAKKRTAPVPAFLEVEGTNPRISKDIEKSLAHVVGKPIDADKLEDDLTNIMGMGRYARVGYRGTQRDGQNGLIINADEKSYAPPTIRPIIILDGSEYRHVQFTVGGRITFFDLGAFGSEWRNDATIGSNTLFQSSYYLPFGRAYRWFIEPTAFAKNITESFYNHQELYAEYRNREFGGNFDFGYTFGRSGQLRIGYQAARQNFVATTATDPFGEPTGRVGATSLKYQLIGTDDPVMPHRGTLVQSAFNWFDANPGSTEGFPTGELRSTRFQPINSFSSLVLAGDGGTNFSHDQGGVPPFFLGGIPDLLAYGSNEFPTDQYLIFKAGYLRNLFRLPPFVGDRAYFLALAEGGTVDRRTADNAHPVDAAGAMVIKTMIGPIAVGGSYGAGGHHKFFYQIGRIF from the coding sequence GTGACAGTCGGAACGACTGACACTCGGCACTTCGACTGGGGCAAGCCTCCTCTTAACCACTCGTTCGTCGTTGAAGCTCTGTCAGTAGTTCCAGTTGCACCGCTGAACACCGGACGTGAGAGTGTGATCATGTGCACCGCGTCCTGGTCCTGGCGGGTGTTCGCTGCGGTTGCGCTGTCGAGCACGTTGGCATTCCCACAAACACCTCAGTCCGCGGGCGCGCAGACTTCCGCAGACGCACAGCCCTCTTCTGGCAAGCAGCCTCGCATCGGCCTTGTGCTTGAAGGCGGCGCCGCTCTTGGTTTGGCGCACATCGGCGTGATCACCTGGCTTGAGGAACACCACATCCCCGCGCACTACGTCGCGGGTACCAGCATGGGCGGCCTGGTCGGCGGCCTCTATGCGACTGGCTCCTCACCTGCCGAGATGAAAGCTCTGATCACCAACATGGATTGGGATCAGATCATGCGAGACGACATCCCCTACCGAGAACTCGCCTACCGACGTAAGGAAGACGCGGAGGATTACCCGAATTATCTCGAGTTCGGTCTCAAGAAGGGCGTCGCCTTCCCGGAAGGCTTGAATGCCGGCAACTCCGTCGGGCTCGTATTGGATCGCATCGCGCTGCCTTACTCGCAGGTCACCGACTTCAACGAACTCCCAACGCCGTTCGCATGCGTCGCCACCGAGTTGGTCTCGGGCAAACAGCATGTCTTCCGCAGCGGCTCCCTGGCCATGGCCCTGCGTTCCACAATGTCGCTTCCAGCCGTGTTCTCGCCCGTGCGAGATAAAGAACACATATTCGTCGATGGCGGCCTACTCGATAATCTCCCGGTCGATGTGGCCAAGGACATGGGCGCAGAAGTCATCATCGCCATTCACCTCGAAACCCAAAAAACACAGGCGGGCGACCCGTTGGGTACATTCGGAGTCCTTGGCAAATCCATCTCTGTCGTAATCGCTGCGAACGAACTTCGCAGCATGGAGAACGCCGACGTCCTCGTATCGGTACCGCTCGCCAAATACGACTCCACTGACTACAAGAAAAACACAGAGATCATCCAGGCCGGCTACGACGCAGCAGCGGCCAAGTCTGCGGTCCTCACCCGCTTCGCCGTAGATGACGCAACATGGCAGCAGTACCAGGCCGCGCGCAGCGCGAAGAAGAGGACCGCCCCGGTCCCGGCCTTCCTTGAGGTCGAAGGCACAAACCCGCGCATCTCCAAAGACATCGAGAAGAGCCTCGCGCATGTCGTCGGTAAGCCCATTGATGCCGATAAGCTGGAGGACGACCTCACCAACATCATGGGCATGGGCCGGTACGCGCGTGTGGGCTATCGCGGAACCCAGCGTGATGGCCAGAACGGCCTCATTATCAATGCGGATGAGAAGTCCTACGCGCCTCCCACCATTCGGCCCATCATCATCCTCGATGGCTCCGAGTACCGCCATGTGCAATTTACGGTGGGCGGTCGGATTACCTTCTTTGATCTCGGCGCTTTTGGATCGGAGTGGCGGAACGACGCCACGATAGGTTCCAACACGTTATTCCAGTCGTCCTATTACCTGCCTTTCGGCAGGGCATATCGCTGGTTCATTGAGCCCACCGCATTCGCAAAGAACATAACGGAGAGCTTTTACAACCATCAGGAACTTTACGCGGAGTATCGAAACCGCGAGTTCGGCGGCAACTTCGACTTCGGATACACTTTCGGGCGAAGTGGACAACTGCGTATTGGTTATCAAGCCGCCAGGCAAAACTTCGTAGCAACTACAGCCACAGACCCCTTCGGCGAACCGACTGGCCGCGTCGGAGCCACATCCCTCAAATATCAGCTCATCGGCACAGACGACCCCGTGATGCCCCACCGCGGCACCCTGGTGCAATCGGCATTTAACTGGTTCGACGCTAACCCCGGCTCAACCGAAGGCTTTCCGACCGGCGAACTCCGCTCCACGAGGTTCCAGCCGATCAACAGCTTCTCCTCGCTGGTGCTGGCCGGAGACGGCGGAACGAACTTCTCTCACGATCAGGGCGGCGTGCCTCCCTTCTTCCTCGGCGGAATACCGGATTTGCTGGCCTATGGCAGCAATGAGTTCCCAACCGATCAATACCTGATCTTCAAGGCCGGCTACCTGCGCAACCTATTCCGACTGCCGCCATTTGTGGGCGACCGGGCATATTTCTTGGCTCTGGCCGAAGGTGGAACAGTAGATCGCCGGACGGCGGACAACGCTCATCCAGTCGATGCGGCCGGCGCAATGGTCATCAAAACTATGATCGGCCCAATCGCTGTTGGCGGCTCCTATGGCGCCGGCGGCCACCACAAGTTCTTCTACCAGATCGGCAGAATCTTCTGA
- a CDS encoding bifunctional enoyl-CoA hydratase/phosphate acetyltransferase has translation MEHFSNSTFAEIEVGTTASHPHRLTRMDIDALAIVSGEIDPFHVSEDGVSRKEVSAAAVAAEAILSAMLKRRFPGPGTTILSQDLAFSGELSVGDEVKATVTVRDKRDPDVIILDCAVVRGDETVVSGLVTVAAPTEHLTYSRFATPQVILRRNDGFAPIFKMCADTPPVTCAVVHPCDRNSLLGAIDAAKAGLITPTLVGPEKKIRAVAEEEGVDLSPYRIVSTEHSVAAAQAAVAMVRTGEIDSLMKGSLHTDELMAAVVPSATGLRTARRISHVFIMDVPAYPHILLVTDAAINIAPTAKEKVDIVQNAIDLAHILGISEPRVAILAAVETVNPLMPATVDAAVLCKMADRGQITGGILDGPLAFDNAVSEEAARIKKITSPVAGKADILLVPDLEAGNILAKQLEYLAGANGAGIVLGARVPIVLTSRADSARNRLTSAAIMKLVANALRAPAGAKQFEVAHV, from the coding sequence ATGGAACACTTCAGCAACTCTACCTTCGCTGAAATCGAGGTAGGCACCACGGCCAGTCATCCCCATCGCCTCACCCGGATGGACATCGACGCACTGGCCATTGTCTCCGGTGAGATCGACCCCTTCCATGTGAGCGAGGACGGCGTATCGCGCAAGGAGGTTTCTGCTGCTGCCGTAGCCGCCGAAGCCATCCTCTCCGCCATGCTCAAGCGTCGCTTCCCCGGACCTGGCACCACCATCCTCTCTCAGGATCTGGCGTTCTCGGGGGAGTTGTCGGTTGGTGATGAAGTTAAAGCCACCGTAACCGTCCGCGACAAGCGGGATCCCGACGTTATCATCCTCGACTGCGCCGTCGTCCGTGGCGACGAAACGGTCGTTTCCGGCCTGGTCACCGTTGCTGCGCCGACTGAGCATCTCACCTACTCGCGCTTCGCCACGCCTCAGGTGATCCTGCGCCGCAATGACGGCTTCGCGCCCATCTTTAAAATGTGTGCCGACACACCGCCCGTTACCTGCGCCGTGGTTCATCCCTGCGACCGCAACTCGCTCCTCGGTGCCATTGACGCCGCCAAGGCAGGACTCATCACCCCCACGCTCGTCGGCCCTGAGAAGAAAATCCGCGCTGTCGCCGAGGAGGAAGGCGTGGACCTCTCTCCTTATCGAATCGTCTCCACTGAGCACAGCGTCGCCGCTGCGCAGGCAGCCGTCGCAATGGTGCGGACCGGGGAGATCGACTCCCTAATGAAGGGCAGCCTGCACACCGATGAACTCATGGCCGCCGTCGTACCCTCCGCCACGGGACTCCGCACTGCCCGCCGTATCAGCCACGTCTTCATCATGGATGTACCCGCCTATCCACACATTCTGCTGGTCACGGACGCCGCCATCAACATTGCCCCCACAGCGAAAGAGAAGGTAGACATCGTTCAGAACGCGATCGATCTTGCGCACATTCTCGGCATCAGCGAACCCCGCGTCGCGATCCTCGCCGCAGTTGAAACCGTGAACCCCCTTATGCCCGCAACCGTGGATGCTGCGGTTCTCTGCAAGATGGCGGATCGCGGTCAGATTACCGGCGGAATCCTAGACGGCCCCCTCGCCTTCGACAACGCCGTCAGCGAAGAAGCTGCGCGCATCAAGAAGATCACTTCGCCTGTGGCCGGCAAGGCCGACATCCTGCTCGTCCCCGACCTCGAAGCAGGCAACATCCTCGCCAAGCAGCTCGAATACCTCGCCGGCGCAAACGGCGCGGGCATCGTCCTTGGCGCGCGCGTACCCATCGTCCTTACCAGCCGCGCTGACTCCGCGCGCAACCGTCTCACCTCAGCTGCCATCATGAAGCTGGTCGCCAATGCACTCCGCGCCCCGGCCGGTGCAAAGCAGTTCGAGGTGGCCCATGTCTGA